The Desmonostoc muscorum LEGE 12446 genome includes a region encoding these proteins:
- the ffh gene encoding signal recognition particle protein: protein MFDALSDRLEAAWKKLRGQDKISQSNIQDALREVRRALLEADVNLQVVKDFISEVETKAQGAEVVSGVRPDQQFIKIVHDELVEVMGDENVPLVEAQEQPTIVLMAGLQGTGKTTATAKLALHLRKLDRSCLLVATDVYRPAAIDQLITLGKQIDVPVFELGSDADPVEIARQGVERGRAEGVNTVIIDTAGRLQIDEDMMAELARIKETVQPHETLLVVDAMTGQEAANLTRTFHDQIGITGAILTKLDGDSRGGAALSVRRISGAPIKFVGVGEKVEALQPFYPDRMASRILGMGDVLTLVEKAQEEFDLADAEKMQEKILSAKFDFTDFLKQLRMLKNMGSLGGFIKMIPGMNKLSDDQLKQGETQLKRCEAMINSMTRQERHDPDLLASSPSRRRRIAAGSGYRESDVTKLVGDFQKMRSLMQQMGQGGFPGMPGMFGGGGGMGNAFAGAGNRAPAPGWRGYNAGAPPAKKKKKEKKKKGFGNL, encoded by the coding sequence ATGTTTGATGCTTTATCTGACCGTTTAGAAGCCGCCTGGAAAAAACTGCGGGGACAGGACAAAATTTCTCAATCCAACATTCAAGACGCTTTGCGGGAAGTACGCCGCGCTTTGTTGGAAGCTGATGTCAATCTCCAGGTAGTCAAAGATTTTATTAGCGAAGTCGAAACCAAGGCACAGGGAGCCGAGGTAGTCTCCGGCGTGCGACCTGACCAACAGTTCATCAAAATTGTTCACGATGAACTGGTAGAGGTGATGGGAGATGAGAATGTTCCTCTAGTAGAAGCTCAAGAACAGCCTACTATTGTGCTAATGGCTGGGTTGCAAGGTACTGGTAAAACCACGGCGACTGCGAAGTTAGCTTTACATCTGAGGAAATTAGATCGTAGTTGCTTGTTGGTGGCGACAGACGTGTATCGCCCAGCAGCGATCGACCAGTTGATAACGTTGGGTAAGCAAATTGACGTACCAGTTTTTGAACTCGGAAGCGATGCCGATCCCGTAGAAATCGCGCGGCAAGGTGTAGAGCGCGGCAGAGCCGAAGGTGTAAATACAGTAATTATTGATACTGCCGGACGACTGCAAATTGACGAAGATATGATGGCGGAATTAGCCCGCATCAAAGAAACTGTCCAACCCCACGAAACTCTGTTGGTGGTGGACGCCATGACTGGTCAAGAAGCAGCCAATTTGACCCGCACCTTCCACGATCAAATCGGCATTACTGGAGCGATTCTCACCAAACTTGATGGTGATAGCCGTGGTGGTGCGGCGCTTTCAGTCCGACGGATTTCGGGAGCGCCAATTAAGTTTGTGGGGGTGGGTGAAAAAGTCGAGGCACTGCAACCGTTTTATCCCGATCGCATGGCATCGCGGATTTTGGGAATGGGCGATGTCTTGACCTTGGTAGAAAAAGCCCAGGAAGAGTTTGATCTAGCAGATGCCGAGAAAATGCAGGAGAAAATCCTGTCGGCGAAGTTCGATTTTACGGACTTTCTCAAGCAGCTACGAATGCTGAAGAACATGGGATCTCTGGGAGGCTTCATCAAAATGATTCCAGGGATGAACAAGCTCTCAGACGACCAGCTCAAGCAGGGAGAAACCCAGCTCAAGCGCTGTGAAGCGATGATTAACTCCATGACTCGCCAGGAACGCCATGACCCCGATTTATTAGCCAGTTCTCCCAGTCGGCGGCGACGGATTGCTGCTGGCTCAGGCTACAGAGAGTCAGATGTGACTAAACTGGTGGGTGATTTCCAAAAAATGCGATCGCTCATGCAACAAATGGGTCAAGGCGGCTTCCCTGGAATGCCAGGAATGTTCGGTGGCGGTGGTGGCATGGGCAACGCCTTTGCAGGTGCTGGCAATCGTGCCCCAGCCCCCGGATGGCGAGGTTACAACGCTGGCGCCCCACCCGCGAAAAAGAAAAAGAAAGAAAAAAAGAAAAAAGGATTCGGTAATCTTTAG
- a CDS encoding DUF4332 domain-containing protein, giving the protein MSAKQTNHRSPVTSGDWPIEQLPGLSQEEQSQLQNCGINTTVALVKQGRNLEARVALANKLQIHLQYVNKWMALADLARIPSVGTQYCGLLLHAGIGSVAQLAQTPTHRLHRQIMRLQVATMQRRDLCPAIELVQQWSQEARMVGSGEWGVGSGGVGG; this is encoded by the coding sequence ATGTCCGCTAAACAAACAAATCATCGAAGTCCTGTCACATCCGGTGACTGGCCGATTGAACAATTACCTGGACTCAGCCAAGAAGAACAATCCCAACTGCAAAATTGTGGAATTAATACCACAGTAGCGCTAGTCAAACAAGGAAGGAATCTTGAGGCAAGGGTGGCGTTAGCAAATAAACTCCAGATTCATCTTCAGTATGTAAATAAATGGATGGCTTTGGCTGACTTGGCACGTATTCCCAGCGTCGGAACGCAATATTGCGGTTTATTGCTCCATGCGGGTATCGGTTCTGTGGCACAGTTAGCTCAGACTCCCACTCACAGATTGCACAGACAAATCATGCGCTTGCAAGTAGCAACAATGCAGCGGCGAGATTTGTGTCCAGCCATTGAGTTAGTACAACAGTGGAGTCAGGAAGCGAGAATGGTGGGGAGTGGGGAGTGGGGAGTAGGGAGTGGGGGAGTGGGGGGATGA
- a CDS encoding prevent-host-death protein has protein sequence MKWTLDEAQKQLPSIINATSQEPQLIYTEEELVAAILDPELFREFLNWRQKATKTSLAQVFKELQQLCTEEDYSLEIPLRSDRNNPFIEDEDE, from the coding sequence ATGAAATGGACGCTTGACGAAGCCCAAAAACAGCTACCCTCAATAATTAATGCGACTAGTCAAGAACCTCAGCTAATCTACACCGAAGAGGAATTGGTGGCCGCAATTCTAGATCCTGAGCTTTTTCGAGAATTTTTAAACTGGCGACAGAAAGCTACGAAAACATCTCTAGCTCAAGTCTTTAAAGAACTTCAGCAGTTATGTACTGAAGAAGATTATAGTTTAGAGATACCACTACGAAGCGACCGTAACAATCCTTTTATTGAAGACGAGGATGAGTAA
- a CDS encoding TetR/AcrR family transcriptional regulator: MRVFNSPPPSEAQTRTRILQAAQRLFASQGFDGTTTRDLAQTAGVAEGTLFRHFPNKKAILVEVATSGWVEILTDLLTELSEMGSYKAVAQVMRRRMWNFQKNADLMRVCFMEVQFHPDLRDRIQLEVITKMTDVAEAFFQTAMDKGIYRQMDANLVAKVFLGMFAIAGFSNNTLIEPDASPQQMQQMAEGLADIFLNGVLVKD; the protein is encoded by the coding sequence ATGCGAGTTTTTAATTCTCCCCCACCCTCAGAGGCTCAGACGCGCACCCGGATTTTACAGGCAGCACAACGTTTGTTTGCCTCTCAGGGATTTGATGGCACCACCACCCGTGATTTAGCACAGACAGCAGGTGTGGCTGAAGGCACTCTATTTCGTCATTTTCCCAATAAAAAAGCAATTTTGGTAGAAGTCGCCACTAGTGGATGGGTGGAGATTTTGACGGATCTGCTGACAGAATTAAGTGAAATGGGTAGCTATAAAGCAGTAGCTCAAGTGATGCGCCGTCGGATGTGGAACTTCCAAAAAAATGCCGATTTGATGCGCGTTTGTTTCATGGAAGTGCAATTTCACCCCGACTTGCGCGATCGCATTCAATTAGAAGTCATCACAAAAATGACCGATGTTGCCGAAGCCTTCTTTCAAACAGCAATGGATAAAGGCATTTATCGGCAAATGGATGCCAACCTAGTCGCCAAAGTTTTCTTAGGAATGTTTGCGATCGCCGGCTTTTCCAACAACACCCTCATCGAACCAGACGCCTCACCCCAACAAATGCAACAAATGGCAGAAGGACTCGCTGATATCTTCCTCAATGGTGTATTGGTGAAAGATTAG
- a CDS encoding type II toxin-antitoxin system VapC family toxin, whose translation MSNLCDTNIISELTRPIPNPGVITWSGTVTSINLSVITIEEIYYGLTAQPNSRIQNWFENFLTTHCQIFPITSEIAKCSGELRGFLRTQGKPRSQADILIAATAKIHSMTLVTRNIKDFEGCDIYTLNPFQL comes from the coding sequence ATGAGTAATCTTTGTGACACTAATATTATCAGTGAGTTGACTCGTCCGATTCCAAATCCAGGGGTGATAACATGGAGCGGCACTGTGACATCTATTAACTTAAGTGTTATTACAATTGAGGAAATTTATTATGGTTTAACAGCGCAGCCTAATTCTAGAATTCAAAACTGGTTTGAAAACTTTCTTACAACTCACTGTCAAATTTTCCCCATCACCTCAGAAATTGCCAAGTGTTCAGGTGAATTGAGAGGCTTTTTGAGGACTCAAGGTAAACCCCGTTCGCAAGCTGATATACTTATTGCAGCAACAGCCAAAATACATTCCATGACTCTTGTTACTAGAAATATTAAGGATTTTGAGGGTTGTGATATATATACATTGAATCCATTTCAGCTATAA
- the rpsP gene encoding 30S ribosomal protein S16 encodes MIKLRLKRYGKKREASYRIVAINSLARRDGRPLEELGFYNPRTDEVRLDVPGIVKRLQQGAQPTDTVRRILVKANVFEQVSVTAAS; translated from the coding sequence ATGATCAAACTGCGCTTGAAGCGATACGGTAAAAAGCGGGAAGCAAGTTACCGCATTGTCGCCATTAACAGCCTCGCTCGCCGCGATGGCCGTCCCCTAGAAGAATTGGGATTCTATAACCCCAGAACCGATGAAGTGCGACTAGATGTTCCCGGCATCGTCAAGCGACTACAACAAGGCGCTCAACCCACTGACACGGTACGTCGCATCCTAGTAAAAGCCAATGTTTTTGAACAGGTCAGTGTCACAGCCGCATCATAA
- a CDS encoding Uma2 family endonuclease, whose product MTSNTLLEPTEIIHLSDISWQTYENLLTELSVNRRLRLTYNRGTLEIMVPSPEHERYKEIAGRFVETLAEELELRIECLGSTTFKRPELSGAEPDKCFYIENINFIRGKKRIDLAQDPPPDLVVEIDITSSSKNRFQVYADMGVPEIWRYDGKDFSINVLQNQKYISVEQSLAFPNLPLTEISNFLAQVGEKDYLELVKEFRQWVKSQI is encoded by the coding sequence ATGACTAGCAACACGCTGCTTGAACCTACAGAAATCATCCACTTATCAGATATCAGTTGGCAAACCTATGAAAACTTGCTAACTGAACTTAGTGTAAATCGCCGCCTGCGGCTCACTTACAATCGAGGTACTCTAGAAATCATGGTTCCTTCACCTGAACATGAACGATACAAAGAAATTGCAGGTCGATTTGTCGAAACTCTCGCAGAAGAACTAGAACTTAGAATTGAGTGCCTTGGTTCTACTACTTTTAAACGTCCAGAACTGAGTGGTGCAGAACCAGATAAATGCTTTTACATTGAAAATATTAATTTCATCAGAGGCAAAAAAAGAATAGATTTAGCGCAAGACCCACCACCAGATTTAGTAGTAGAAATTGATATTACTAGCAGTTCTAAAAACCGCTTTCAAGTCTACGCTGATATGGGTGTGCCTGAAATCTGGCGATATGATGGTAAAGACTTTAGTATTAACGTTTTACAAAATCAGAAATATATATCTGTTGAACAAAGTTTAGCATTTCCCAATCTGCCACTAACAGAGATTTCTAATTTTTTAGCGCAAGTGGGCGAAAAAGATTATTTGGAATTAGTTAAAGAATTTCGCCAATGGGTTAAAAGCCAAATTTAA
- a CDS encoding ChuX/HutX family heme-like substrate-binding protein: MTTTLKEFLAACENLGTLRLIVTSSAAVLEARGKLEKLFYAELPKGKYANMHTEGFEFHLNMDKITQVKFETGEAKRGNFTTYAIRFLDDKQESALSLFLQWGKPGEYEPGQVETWQTLKEKYGEIWQPLPSEI; this comes from the coding sequence ATGACCACAACATTAAAAGAATTTTTAGCAGCTTGTGAAAATCTCGGAACTTTGCGTCTAATTGTTACTAGTAGCGCTGCTGTTTTAGAAGCAAGAGGTAAATTAGAAAAGCTATTTTATGCAGAATTACCCAAAGGTAAATACGCGAATATGCACACCGAAGGCTTTGAATTTCACTTAAATATGGATAAAATTACCCAAGTTAAATTTGAAACTGGTGAAGCGAAAAGAGGTAATTTTACAACTTATGCTATTCGGTTTTTAGATGATAAACAAGAGTCGGCTTTAAGCTTATTTTTGCAATGGGGTAAGCCAGGAGAATATGAACCAGGTCAAGTTGAAACTTGGCAGACTTTAAAAGAAAAGTATGGAGAAATTTGGCAACCTTTACCATCAGAAATTTAA
- a CDS encoding PhoH family protein, with protein MVDALKIELPNIPSAIALAGDGEENLKFLSRQTGASLVLRGQELLISGTEKQIDLAAKLVRSLEVLWIKGNTISSADILTARQALDSDRQGELQDLQRDVLARSRRGEEIRAKTFRQRQYIDAIRKRDLTFGVGPAGTGKTYLAVVVAVQALLANQFEKLILTRPAVEAGERLGFLPGDLQQKVNPYLRPLYDAIYEFIDPEKVPNLMERGVIEVAPLAYMRGRTLNNAFVIVDEAQNTTPGQMKMVLTRLGFRSKMVITGDITQTDLPLNQPSGLTIALQILKHVEGIAFCEFSQKDVVRHALVQRIVAAYEQYEK; from the coding sequence ATGGTAGATGCTTTAAAAATTGAGTTGCCAAACATTCCCAGTGCGATCGCTTTAGCAGGAGATGGAGAAGAAAATCTCAAATTCCTATCTCGGCAAACGGGAGCTAGTTTGGTATTGCGCGGACAGGAATTACTGATTTCTGGTACAGAGAAGCAAATTGATCTGGCTGCGAAATTGGTGCGATCGCTTGAAGTTCTCTGGATTAAAGGCAATACTATTTCCAGTGCCGATATTTTAACAGCTCGTCAAGCTTTGGATAGCGATCGGCAAGGGGAACTGCAAGATTTACAGCGAGATGTCCTCGCCAGAAGTCGCCGGGGCGAAGAAATCCGCGCCAAAACCTTTCGCCAACGTCAATATATCGACGCAATACGCAAACGTGACCTCACCTTTGGCGTTGGCCCTGCCGGTACTGGTAAGACTTATCTCGCTGTGGTTGTCGCCGTCCAAGCACTCCTAGCCAACCAATTTGAAAAACTCATTTTAACTCGCCCTGCCGTGGAAGCAGGTGAACGACTCGGCTTTTTACCTGGAGACTTGCAGCAGAAAGTCAACCCCTACCTCCGCCCACTTTACGATGCTATTTATGAATTCATCGACCCAGAAAAAGTACCCAATTTAATGGAACGTGGTGTAATTGAAGTTGCACCACTCGCCTACATGCGGGGACGTACTCTCAATAACGCCTTTGTAATTGTAGATGAAGCCCAAAATACTACACCTGGTCAAATGAAAATGGTTTTGACTCGTTTGGGCTTTCGTTCCAAAATGGTGATTACAGGCGATATTACCCAAACTGATTTGCCACTCAACCAACCATCAGGCCTAACAATAGCCTTGCAAATTTTAAAACATGTTGAAGGCATTGCCTTTTGTGAATTTTCCCAAAAAGATGTTGTTCGCCATGCTTTAGTTCAACGAATTGTTGCTGCTTATGAACAATATGAAAAATAG
- a CDS encoding PhzF family phenazine biosynthesis protein translates to MGQIITQVDAFTNTPFTGNPAAVCVLPTPQDDIWMQNVAQEMNLSETAFLVKQDNGFNLRWFTPTVEVPLCGHATLASAHVLWSEGHLLSDEVARFYTKSGLLVAKLQGEWIELDFPVNHSKPTIAPPELSQALGVPYKAVLQNSLGYLVELESEESVRQIQPNFQLLKTLPVADVIVTSTADTDSEYDFVSRFFAPGLGINEDPVTGAAHCCLAAYWRDRLHKDQFLAYQASSRGGVVKVYYDGGDRVLLGGQAVTVLRGELTTA, encoded by the coding sequence ATGGGACAAATCATTACTCAAGTTGATGCTTTCACGAATACGCCATTCACAGGTAATCCCGCTGCTGTATGTGTTTTGCCTACTCCCCAAGATGATATTTGGATGCAAAACGTAGCACAAGAAATGAATTTATCTGAAACGGCTTTTCTAGTCAAACAAGATAATGGCTTCAATTTGCGTTGGTTTACGCCGACGGTGGAAGTACCGCTTTGTGGTCACGCAACTTTAGCTAGTGCCCATGTACTTTGGTCAGAAGGACATTTATTATCTGATGAAGTTGCACGTTTTTATACCAAAAGTGGACTACTCGTTGCTAAGTTACAAGGTGAGTGGATTGAGTTAGATTTTCCGGTGAATCACTCAAAACCAACGATCGCTCCTCCAGAACTTAGCCAAGCTTTGGGTGTACCATACAAAGCTGTGTTGCAGAATTCACTAGGCTATTTAGTGGAACTGGAATCTGAAGAATCGGTGCGGCAAATACAGCCCAATTTCCAGTTACTAAAAACGTTGCCTGTTGCTGATGTGATTGTTACCAGTACTGCTGATACTGATTCTGAATATGATTTCGTTTCGCGCTTTTTTGCACCAGGATTAGGTATTAATGAAGACCCGGTGACTGGGGCGGCTCATTGTTGCCTTGCTGCCTATTGGCGCGATCGCTTGCACAAGGATCAGTTTTTAGCTTATCAAGCATCGAGTCGTGGTGGCGTGGTGAAGGTGTATTATGATGGAGGCGATCGCGTTTTACTTGGCGGACAAGCGGTAACTGTTCTGCGAGGCGAATTAACTACCGCTTAA
- a CDS encoding DUF29 domain-containing protein: MTSIPKTAAQLYEMDFVAWTEQTVQLIRDGQFEQVDWDAVIEEIESLGRSERRELKSRLEVLLQHLLKWQYQPSFRSGSWRNTIDQQRNRITDLLQESPSLKSYPEEVLAQCYHRGLKAASNETELPIDTFSVECPYSIAQVLDAEFLPDAIK, translated from the coding sequence ATGACCTCGATTCCAAAAACCGCAGCCCAGTTGTATGAAATGGATTTTGTAGCATGGACAGAACAGACTGTGCAACTGATTCGTGACGGACAATTTGAGCAGGTAGACTGGGATGCTGTGATTGAGGAGATTGAAAGCTTGGGACGGTCAGAACGGCGGGAGTTGAAAAGCCGCCTAGAGGTATTATTACAACATTTGCTCAAGTGGCAATACCAGCCTAGTTTCCGAAGTGGCTCTTGGCGAAATACCATTGACCAACAACGCAACCGAATTACAGATTTGCTGCAAGAGAGTCCCAGCCTCAAGTCCTATCCAGAAGAAGTTTTAGCCCAGTGCTACCATCGGGGATTGAAAGCTGCTAGCAATGAAACTGAACTACCAATAGATACATTTTCGGTGGAATGTCCTTATTCCATTGCCCAAGTTCTTGATGCTGAGTTTTTGCCCGATGCGATTAAGTAG
- the rpsU gene encoding 30S ribosomal protein S21 encodes MAEIRLGENESIDSALRRFKKKIQKAGILSEVKRRERYEKPSLRRKRKAEVARRGGR; translated from the coding sequence GTGGCTGAAATTCGTTTGGGTGAAAATGAGTCCATTGACTCGGCACTAAGACGCTTTAAAAAGAAAATTCAAAAAGCTGGAATTTTATCCGAAGTCAAACGTCGGGAAAGATACGAAAAACCCAGTTTGCGCCGAAAGCGGAAAGCAGAAGTCGCACGTAGAGGTGGCCGTTAA
- a CDS encoding KH domain-containing protein — protein sequence MFLNRSVSQPHHNFGTQSPKASPNYVGLVRFLVQPFLESPETLSVDSEISQTLNRVWIRIAFESTDKGKVFGRGGRNIQAIRTVIAAAAAAAGQSVYLDIYGSTTPDREGMSFDEDTEERSPPPPKTREPRTNGPKPIVKPRIR from the coding sequence ATGTTTTTGAACAGGTCAGTGTCACAGCCGCATCATAATTTCGGAACACAGTCCCCAAAAGCTAGTCCCAATTATGTTGGGCTAGTTAGATTTTTGGTGCAGCCGTTTTTAGAATCTCCAGAGACTTTAAGCGTCGATAGTGAAATTTCTCAAACCTTAAATCGGGTTTGGATTCGTATCGCCTTTGAAAGCACAGATAAAGGAAAAGTGTTTGGTCGGGGAGGACGCAATATTCAGGCGATTCGTACAGTAATTGCCGCAGCCGCAGCAGCAGCTGGACAATCGGTATACCTGGATATCTACGGCAGTACTACTCCAGACCGGGAGGGTATGTCTTTTGATGAAGACACAGAAGAGCGATCGCCGCCACCGCCAAAAACCAGAGAACCGCGAACAAATGGGCCTAAACCCATTGTTAAACCTCGCATCCGCTAG
- a CDS encoding aminopeptidase P family protein: protein MLIQQTSSSLIETLRQRRQKLANLIDFPAILWSGSNSPRNFAANVFPFRASSHFLYFAGLPLSNAAIRLEAGNLELFMEDPSPSSALWHGIMPTREEIAERIGADVARPMAELGSWLEDAATLPVQDAATWTQQSQLLNRWVLPLSPPQGIDLELAKAIVFLRLTHDEAALAELRKAAAVTVEVHKAGMAATPQAKLEAEVRAAMEGVIIANNMTTSYNSIVTVHGEVLHNEEYHHHLQPGDLLLADVGAETETGWAGDVTRTWPVSGKFSSTQRDIYNVVLAAHDACIAKIHPGVEYADIHLLAATVIAEGLVDLGILQGNPQDLVEIDAHALFFPHGIGHLLGLDVHDMEDLGDLAGYEEGRTRSDRFGLGYLRLNRPLRTGMLVTIEPGFYQVPAILNDANVRSKYQNVVNWQRLSEFADVRGIRIEDDVLVTTEGSEVLTAALPNDANTVENLVNI, encoded by the coding sequence ATGCTTATCCAACAAACTTCTAGTTCCCTCATCGAAACTCTACGCCAGCGGCGGCAAAAACTAGCCAACCTGATTGATTTTCCAGCAATTTTGTGGTCAGGTAGCAACAGCCCCCGCAATTTTGCGGCAAATGTTTTTCCCTTCCGCGCTAGCAGTCATTTTCTCTACTTTGCCGGACTACCATTATCAAACGCGGCAATTCGCCTAGAAGCGGGCAATCTGGAATTATTCATGGAAGATCCTTCACCCAGCAGCGCCCTTTGGCATGGAATAATGCCAACACGCGAGGAAATCGCCGAGAGAATTGGAGCAGATGTGGCTCGACCAATGGCAGAATTAGGCTCTTGGTTAGAAGATGCCGCCACACTTCCTGTACAAGATGCTGCTACTTGGACGCAGCAATCCCAGCTATTAAATAGATGGGTTTTACCCCTAAGTCCTCCCCAAGGAATTGACTTAGAGTTAGCTAAGGCGATCGTTTTTCTACGCCTCACCCACGATGAAGCTGCATTAGCCGAGTTGCGAAAAGCTGCGGCTGTCACTGTTGAAGTACACAAAGCTGGTATGGCTGCAACACCTCAAGCCAAACTCGAAGCCGAAGTTCGTGCAGCGATGGAAGGGGTAATAATTGCCAACAATATGACCACCTCCTACAACAGCATTGTCACCGTTCACGGCGAAGTTTTGCACAACGAAGAGTATCACCATCATTTGCAACCAGGCGATTTACTGCTTGCTGATGTCGGTGCTGAAACAGAAACGGGTTGGGCTGGTGATGTTACTCGCACTTGGCCAGTATCTGGCAAGTTTTCATCTACCCAAAGAGATATTTATAATGTTGTCTTGGCAGCCCATGATGCTTGTATTGCCAAAATACATCCTGGTGTGGAGTATGCGGATATTCATTTGTTAGCTGCCACAGTCATCGCTGAAGGTTTAGTGGATTTAGGAATTCTCCAAGGAAATCCCCAGGATTTAGTAGAAATCGATGCCCACGCCCTGTTTTTTCCCCACGGTATTGGTCATCTATTGGGTTTAGATGTCCATGACATGGAAGATTTAGGGGATTTAGCAGGATATGAAGAGGGAAGAACAAGGAGCGATCGCTTTGGCTTGGGCTACTTGCGTTTGAATCGTCCATTACGTACAGGAATGCTAGTCACAATTGAGCCTGGTTTTTATCAAGTACCAGCAATTTTAAATGATGCCAATGTCCGCTCAAAATATCAAAATGTGGTCAATTGGCAACGGTTATCAGAATTTGCTGATGTCCGCGGCATCCGCATTGAAGACGATGTTTTAGTTACCACAGAAGGCAGCGAAGTTTTAACGGCTGCATTACCTAATGATGCCAATACTGTAGAAAATCTAGTTAATATCTGA
- a CDS encoding 2-hydroxychromene-2-carboxylate isomerase: MPQRIKVYSYSIYHSANSYIGIILAEKSLQGLPVDIERRPIYIPKERGIKVADLQGGNESAAVSLYHKEDCLRWAKKYGIEIRFKELEEFRRWVKRWQEMKFAREELPARAYYAARGSGKEHLLDAAFYRASYVDLLDVNDESVIRKVANDVGLNGDRILELAQDEAAKQAAVEALAEYDQFGCPGVPTWVVEGEKFWGKDRVDWLTEKVKELSLTAP; the protein is encoded by the coding sequence ATGCCGCAGCGAATCAAAGTTTACTCCTATTCAATATACCACTCAGCAAACTCATACATTGGCATCATTCTTGCTGAAAAATCGTTGCAGGGTTTACCTGTCGATATTGAACGACGACCAATTTACATTCCCAAGGAGCGAGGTATTAAGGTTGCCGATCTCCAAGGAGGAAATGAAAGTGCAGCCGTATCGCTGTATCACAAAGAAGATTGTCTGCGGTGGGCGAAAAAGTACGGCATTGAAATTCGATTCAAGGAGCTTGAGGAATTTCGGAGGTGGGTAAAACGCTGGCAGGAAATGAAATTTGCTCGGGAAGAACTTCCCGCTAGAGCATATTACGCTGCTCGTGGAAGCGGGAAGGAGCATCTTCTGGATGCTGCTTTTTATCGAGCAAGCTATGTTGACTTGCTTGATGTTAACGATGAGTCTGTAATTAGAAAAGTTGCCAATGATGTTGGGTTGAATGGCGATCGCATTCTGGAATTAGCCCAGGACGAAGCAGCTAAACAAGCCGCAGTAGAAGCCTTGGCAGAATACGATCAATTTGGCTGTCCTGGTGTACCAACTTGGGTGGTGGAAGGCGAAAAATTTTGGGGTAAGGATCGTGTTGATTGGCTGACTGAAAAGGTCAAAGAATTATCTTTAACTGCCCCTTGA
- a CDS encoding XisI protein, whose product MDKLEQYRQCIQNLLSNYAATPIANGEIESQTVFDLQQDRYQVMNVGWDGNRRVHGCALHLDIKDGKIWVQQNTTELRIAHELVAMGIPKEDIILGFQAPYMREYTGFGVA is encoded by the coding sequence ATGGATAAACTAGAACAGTATCGCCAGTGCATTCAAAACTTACTTAGCAACTACGCCGCCACACCAATTGCAAACGGCGAAATAGAATCACAAACTGTTTTTGATCTTCAACAAGATCGCTATCAAGTAATGAATGTTGGTTGGGATGGTAACCGTCGCGTGCATGGCTGTGCCTTACACTTAGACATTAAAGACGGTAAAATCTGGGTGCAACAGAACACAACAGAGTTACGAATTGCCCATGAATTAGTTGCAATGGGAATTCCCAAAGAAGATATTATATTGGGCTTTCAAGCGCCTTATATGCGGGAATACACTGGATTTGGTGTAGCATGA